One Nocardioides luti DNA window includes the following coding sequences:
- a CDS encoding J domain-containing protein, whose amino-acid sequence MTPSWYDLLDVAPDASEAEIRAAWKAAIADLDPSDRRFRLYNQAAETLLDPQRRAAHDEALAADAAEDEPEAAVEESPVVAAAPATVATTDDAQGDEARDVTPGPVADEATGSRTRRTVPAWLLATLAMLTALTLAACVYVLVERPSDAAVEDSTRAAQAAAERAIGPILSYDALHLDEDQQAAHSYMTSAYRKDYDKLFEVIKQNAPATKTIVKADVVRSGIVRSGEDRVEVLLFVNRPTTNKQVTEPVVYKDQVTVTMQKVDGDWLVADLQTSPVGQ is encoded by the coding sequence GTGACCCCCAGCTGGTACGACCTCCTCGACGTCGCCCCCGACGCCTCCGAGGCCGAGATCCGGGCGGCCTGGAAGGCCGCGATCGCCGACCTCGACCCCTCGGACCGCCGCTTCCGGCTCTACAACCAGGCGGCCGAGACGCTGCTCGACCCGCAGCGCCGTGCCGCGCACGACGAGGCGCTGGCCGCCGACGCCGCGGAGGACGAGCCCGAGGCGGCCGTCGAGGAGTCGCCGGTCGTCGCGGCGGCCCCGGCGACCGTCGCGACCACCGACGACGCGCAAGGCGACGAGGCTCGTGACGTCACCCCGGGTCCGGTGGCGGACGAGGCGACCGGGAGCCGCACCCGTCGTACCGTCCCGGCCTGGCTGCTCGCCACCCTCGCGATGCTGACGGCGCTGACGCTCGCCGCCTGCGTCTACGTGCTCGTCGAGCGGCCCTCGGACGCCGCGGTCGAGGACAGCACCCGCGCCGCCCAGGCCGCCGCCGAGCGGGCCATCGGGCCGATCCTGTCCTACGACGCCCTGCACCTCGACGAGGACCAGCAGGCCGCGCACTCCTACATGACCTCGGCCTACCGCAAGGACTACGACAAGCTCTTCGAGGTGATCAAGCAGAACGCGCCGGCGACCAAGACGATCGTCAAGGCCGACGTGGTCCGCTCGGGCATCGTGCGCTCGGGGGAGGACCGCGTCGAGGTGCTGCTGTTCGTCAACCGGCCGACCACGAACAAGCAGGTCACCGAGCCGGTCGTCTACAAGGACCAGGTCACCGTGACCATGCAGAAGGTCGACGGCGACTGGCTGGTGGCCGACCTGCAGACCTCGCCCGTGGGGCAGTAG
- a CDS encoding MCE family protein — MITQRTKIQLMVFVLITLLGVSYVGARYARLDRLVFDDSYTVVGHFKDSGGIFAGGEVSYRGVKVGQVAKMQLTDDGVDVYMDVDKSFDTIPADTLAVVGNRSAVGEQYVELQPQVDSKPYLSNDSEIPQEDTRTPIATQTLLTHLSNTVESVDKDALRTTVTEFGDAFGGTGKDLQTLIDSGNSFIQVANQNFDVTSALIKDSNTVLHTQIDSTNAIKTFSRNLALFSGTLAGSDDDLRKVIDSGSATATQLRTFLEDNQVDLGELVSELVTTGEVVVKHLDGIEQILVIYPYVVEGGFTVVSRSSDSGLYDAHFGMILTQDPKVCEKGYEGTNVRSPQEGSNAPMNENARCSEPPSVTNARGAQNAPRAGASYRAPAIASYDPASGKLTWGGKVDPSLASPGTAAPLTLGEDSWKWLYLQPLMKPQE, encoded by the coding sequence GTGATCACCCAGCGCACCAAGATCCAGCTGATGGTGTTCGTGCTCATCACCCTGCTCGGCGTGAGCTACGTCGGTGCCCGCTACGCGCGCCTCGACCGGCTGGTCTTCGACGACAGCTACACCGTGGTCGGCCACTTCAAGGACTCCGGCGGCATCTTCGCCGGGGGTGAGGTGTCCTACCGCGGCGTCAAGGTCGGCCAGGTCGCCAAGATGCAGCTGACCGACGACGGCGTCGACGTCTACATGGATGTCGACAAGTCGTTCGACACCATTCCCGCGGACACGCTGGCCGTGGTCGGCAACCGCTCGGCCGTGGGGGAGCAGTACGTCGAGCTCCAGCCGCAGGTGGACTCCAAGCCGTACCTCTCCAACGACTCGGAGATCCCGCAGGAGGACACCCGCACGCCGATCGCCACGCAGACGCTCCTGACGCACCTGTCGAACACCGTGGAGTCGGTGGACAAGGACGCGCTCCGCACGACGGTCACCGAGTTCGGCGACGCCTTCGGCGGCACCGGCAAGGACCTGCAGACGCTGATCGACTCCGGCAACTCCTTCATCCAGGTCGCGAACCAGAACTTCGACGTGACCTCGGCGCTGATCAAGGACAGCAACACCGTCCTGCACACCCAGATCGACTCGACGAACGCGATCAAGACCTTCTCGCGCAACCTGGCGCTCTTCAGCGGGACCCTTGCCGGCTCCGACGACGACCTGCGCAAGGTGATCGACAGCGGCTCGGCGACGGCGACCCAGCTGCGGACCTTCCTCGAGGACAACCAGGTGGACCTCGGCGAGCTGGTCAGCGAGCTCGTCACGACCGGTGAGGTGGTGGTCAAGCACCTCGACGGCATCGAGCAGATCCTGGTGATCTACCCCTACGTCGTCGAGGGCGGCTTCACGGTCGTCTCGCGCTCCTCGGACTCCGGGCTCTACGACGCCCACTTCGGCATGATCCTCACCCAGGACCCGAAGGTCTGCGAGAAGGGCTACGAGGGCACCAACGTGCGCTCGCCGCAGGAGGGCAGCAACGCCCCGATGAACGAGAACGCGCGCTGCAGCGAGCCGCCGAGCGTGACCAACGCCCGTGGTGCCCAGAACGCCCCCCGGGCCGGCGCGTCCTACCGCGCGCCCGCCATCGCGTCGTACGACCCGGCCAGCGGGAAGTTGACGTGGGGTGGCAAGGTGGATCCGTCGCTCGCGTCCCCCGGCACGGCGGCACCCCTGACCCTCGGAGAGGACTCGTGGAAGTGGCTGTACCTCCAGCCCCTGATGAAGCCGCAGGAGTGA
- a CDS encoding MCE family protein has translation MSLLRKFAVPAVIVALVIAAALTMFTGGSDRKTLTAHFPRAIAIYEGSEVRVLGVPVGLVDKVTPSGTDVVVEMSYDSDIKVPADAKAVIVAPSIVGDRFVQLTPVYKGGDVIANGTVLQDDRTAVPLELDQIYSSLDELNVALGPDGANKNGALTDLLEVTAQNFGGEGAKFHETIQNFSKLTATLDNNKEELFGSAAELEGFINTLAKNDTTVRDFNQSLSDVSGTLAGERQELAAALKNLGVALGQVSTFVKDNRDILGKNIKGLNRVAKVLVKQRGALDEVLEDAPLALNNLALTYNPQAGTLDTRANQGQLGQQIGADPAAFLCSIVDQADNSGDACDLIQQALPRSATFAKVQMHASQEQFDQTLGGLVEVRR, from the coding sequence ATGAGCCTGCTCAGGAAGTTCGCCGTCCCGGCCGTGATCGTGGCGCTCGTCATCGCGGCCGCGCTCACCATGTTCACCGGTGGCAGCGACCGGAAGACGCTGACCGCCCACTTCCCGCGGGCCATCGCGATCTACGAGGGCAGCGAGGTCCGCGTCCTCGGGGTCCCCGTCGGCCTGGTCGACAAGGTGACGCCGTCGGGCACCGACGTGGTGGTCGAGATGTCCTACGACTCCGACATCAAGGTGCCGGCGGACGCCAAGGCCGTGATCGTGGCCCCGTCGATCGTGGGTGACCGCTTCGTGCAGCTCACCCCCGTCTACAAGGGCGGCGACGTGATCGCCAACGGCACCGTGCTGCAGGACGACCGCACCGCGGTCCCGCTGGAGCTGGACCAGATCTACTCCAGCCTCGACGAGCTGAACGTCGCGCTCGGCCCGGACGGCGCCAACAAGAACGGTGCGCTGACCGACCTGCTCGAGGTCACCGCCCAGAACTTCGGCGGCGAGGGTGCGAAGTTCCACGAGACCATCCAGAACTTCAGCAAGCTCACCGCGACCCTGGACAACAACAAGGAGGAGCTCTTCGGCTCGGCAGCCGAGCTCGAGGGCTTCATCAACACCCTGGCCAAGAACGACACCACGGTGCGGGACTTCAACCAGTCGCTCTCCGACGTCTCCGGGACGCTGGCCGGCGAGCGCCAGGAGCTGGCCGCCGCGCTGAAGAACCTCGGCGTCGCGCTCGGCCAGGTGTCGACGTTCGTCAAGGACAACCGCGACATCCTCGGCAAGAACATCAAGGGCCTCAACCGGGTCGCCAAGGTGCTCGTGAAGCAGCGCGGCGCGCTCGACGAAGTCCTCGAGGACGCACCGCTCGCGCTCAACAACCTGGCCCTGACCTACAACCCGCAGGCCGGCACGCTCGACACCCGCGCCAACCAGGGACAGCTCGGCCAGCAGATCGGTGCCGACCCGGCAGCCTTCCTGTGCTCGATCGTGGACCAGGCCGACAACTCGGGCGACGCCTGTGACCTGATCCAGCAGGCCCTGCCCCGCTCGGCGACCTTCGCGAAGGTGCAGATGCACGCGTCCCAGGAACAGTTCGACCAGACGCTCGGTGGACTCGTGGAGGTGCGGCGATGA
- a CDS encoding MCE family protein: MGLPFRERNPVIIGAVSMAVIALMILGAFKAQDLPLIGGGDTYTAAFSESGGLKANDEVRIAGVRVGKVEKVALQGDHVEVTFRVKTDSEFGDATQAAIKVKTLLGAMYLSLEPAGSGQLDAGSEIPIERTSSPYDVVDAFSGLADTAEKIDTDQLTKSLTTLADLTRNTPEEFKGALDGVSALSANIAGRDAQINSLLGNLKRVSSTLNERDDDIIGLMKDSDVLFRALVKRRVAIHNLFVSTSTLSKELTALVQQSRADLRPALTHLDNVVQVLNKNEDNLDNSLRLMAPFYRVFANTLGTGPWFDTYIQNLPPVPDAQNGGGVG; encoded by the coding sequence ATGGGCCTCCCCTTCCGCGAGCGCAACCCCGTCATCATCGGGGCCGTCAGCATGGCCGTGATCGCGCTGATGATCCTGGGCGCCTTCAAGGCCCAGGACCTGCCGCTCATCGGCGGCGGCGACACCTACACCGCGGCGTTCTCCGAGTCGGGCGGCCTCAAGGCGAACGACGAGGTCCGCATCGCCGGCGTGCGCGTCGGCAAGGTCGAGAAGGTCGCCCTCCAGGGCGACCACGTCGAGGTCACCTTCCGGGTCAAGACCGACTCGGAGTTCGGCGACGCCACCCAGGCCGCGATCAAGGTCAAGACGCTGCTCGGCGCGATGTACCTCTCCCTCGAGCCGGCCGGCAGCGGCCAGCTCGACGCCGGGAGCGAGATCCCGATCGAGCGCACCAGCTCGCCGTACGACGTCGTCGACGCCTTCTCGGGCCTCGCCGACACCGCCGAGAAGATCGACACCGACCAGCTGACCAAGTCGCTGACGACGCTGGCCGACCTGACGCGCAACACGCCCGAGGAGTTCAAGGGCGCCCTCGACGGCGTCTCGGCCCTCTCGGCGAACATCGCCGGTCGCGACGCCCAGATCAACTCGCTGCTCGGCAACCTCAAGCGGGTCTCGAGCACGCTCAACGAGCGCGACGACGACATCATCGGGTTGATGAAGGACTCCGACGTCCTCTTCCGGGCGCTGGTGAAGCGCCGGGTGGCGATCCACAACCTCTTCGTCTCGACCTCGACGCTGTCCAAGGAGCTGACCGCACTCGTGCAGCAGAGCCGGGCGGACCTCAGGCCCGCCCTCACCCACCTCGACAACGTCGTGCAGGTGCTCAACAAGAACGAGGACAACCTCGACAACAGCCTGCGGCTGATGGCGCCCTTCTACCGCGTCTTCGCCAACACGCTGGGCACGGGCCCCTGGTTCGACACCTACATCCAGAACCTGCCCCCGGTGCCGGACGCGCAGAACGGAGGTGGCGTCGGATGA
- a CDS encoding MCE family protein, whose translation MMRLKALLLVLVGSLVFTGCSFDVYKLPLPGGTDVGSDPITVTVDFVDVLDLVPKTTVKVNDVSVGQVTDVSLDGYTARVTLQLRKDVKLPDNAIAEIRQTSLLGEKFVSLSAPPDGASNGLLASGDNIPVERSGRNPEVEEVLGALSLLLNGGGVAQLKTITQELNKALEGREDSARSVLDQIRILMTQLDDNRTKIVDAIDSLNSLAIAVQRQQGSIDSALEELPSALTSLDKQRDDLVKMLQALNRLGGVGVRVIKASKAATIDTFRQLQPVLTELAASGDDFAKAFNVFLTYPFVDEVVGRDPQVARNLHMGDYTNLSIQLDLSVTGDDGGSPTLPTNLPTVIDPTVILDNVAKCIQSGDITSKACQKVLNNAESLAQLQEECKKKKNEKKDVCKQLNQIPGLPVPSSSGGGGLPTAIPTLPRTGFGPTAGWSTTRGPTMGQLMKQYDPALVSLLVPGMVTQ comes from the coding sequence ATGATGCGCCTCAAGGCCCTGCTGCTCGTGCTCGTCGGCTCGCTAGTCTTCACGGGCTGCAGCTTCGACGTCTACAAGCTGCCCCTGCCCGGCGGCACCGACGTCGGTTCCGACCCGATCACGGTGACCGTCGACTTCGTCGACGTGCTCGACCTGGTCCCGAAGACCACCGTGAAGGTCAACGACGTGAGCGTCGGGCAGGTCACCGACGTCTCGCTCGACGGCTACACCGCCCGCGTGACGCTCCAGCTGCGCAAGGACGTCAAGCTGCCCGACAACGCGATCGCCGAGATCCGCCAGACCAGCCTGCTCGGTGAGAAGTTCGTGTCGTTGAGCGCGCCGCCCGACGGCGCCAGCAACGGGCTGCTCGCCTCCGGCGACAACATCCCGGTCGAGCGCTCCGGCCGCAACCCCGAGGTCGAGGAGGTGCTCGGTGCGCTGAGCCTCCTGCTCAACGGTGGTGGCGTGGCCCAGCTCAAGACGATCACGCAGGAGCTCAACAAGGCCCTCGAGGGCCGCGAGGACTCCGCGCGCTCGGTGCTCGACCAGATCCGCATCCTGATGACCCAGCTCGACGACAACCGCACCAAGATCGTCGACGCCATCGACTCGCTCAACAGCCTGGCGATCGCGGTGCAGCGCCAGCAGGGCTCGATCGACTCGGCGCTCGAGGAGCTGCCGAGCGCGCTCACCTCGCTGGACAAGCAGCGCGACGACCTCGTCAAGATGCTCCAGGCCCTCAACCGCCTCGGCGGCGTCGGGGTGCGCGTGATCAAGGCGTCCAAGGCCGCCACGATCGACACCTTCCGCCAGCTGCAGCCGGTGCTGACCGAGCTGGCGGCGTCCGGCGACGACTTCGCCAAGGCGTTCAACGTCTTCCTGACCTACCCGTTCGTCGACGAGGTCGTCGGTCGCGACCCGCAGGTGGCCCGCAACCTCCACATGGGCGACTACACCAACCTGTCGATCCAGCTGGACCTGTCGGTCACCGGCGACGACGGCGGCTCGCCGACATTGCCGACCAACCTGCCGACGGTCATCGACCCGACCGTCATCCTCGACAACGTCGCCAAGTGCATCCAGAGCGGTGACATCACCAGCAAGGCCTGCCAGAAGGTGCTGAACAACGCCGAGAGCCTGGCCCAGCTGCAGGAAGAGTGCAAGAAGAAGAAGAACGAGAAGAAGGACGTCTGCAAGCAGCTCAACCAGATCCCCGGGCTGCCCGTCCCCTCCAGCAGCGGCGGTGGCGGACTGCCCACCGCGATCCCGACCCTGCCCCGCACGGGCTTCGGTCCCACGGCCGGCTGGTCCACCACCCGAGGACCCACGATGGGCCAGCTCATGAAGCAGTACGACCCCGCCCTCGTCAGCCTCCTCGTCCCCGGGATGGTGACCCAGTGA